From the genome of Haloterrigena sp. KLK7, one region includes:
- a CDS encoding protein-L-isoaspartate(D-aspartate) O-methyltransferase: MFRNFRSGSGADSDSGADDYEAARERMVRTIASRVDDDRVLEAMESVPRHAFVPPDRRSSAYDDRPLPIGDGQTISAPHMVAVMADTLDLAPGDEVLEIGTGCGYHAAVTAEIVGDESVATVEYSADLAERARERLADVGYDGVDVRTGDGREGWPEHAPYDAAYFTCATAAFPDPVIEQVRTGGTLLAPIGSGFQTLVEATKREDGSLERTEHGGVRFVEIRGE, from the coding sequence ATGTTCCGAAACTTCCGCTCCGGCTCCGGCGCTGATTCCGACTCCGGCGCTGACGACTACGAGGCCGCACGCGAGCGCATGGTTCGGACCATCGCGTCCCGCGTCGACGACGACCGCGTTCTCGAGGCCATGGAATCGGTCCCCCGCCACGCCTTCGTCCCGCCGGATCGCCGATCGAGCGCCTACGATGATCGCCCCCTCCCGATCGGGGACGGACAGACGATCAGCGCGCCTCACATGGTCGCCGTGATGGCCGATACGCTCGATCTCGCGCCCGGCGACGAGGTCCTCGAGATCGGCACCGGCTGTGGCTACCACGCCGCGGTCACGGCCGAGATCGTCGGCGACGAGTCGGTCGCGACCGTCGAATACAGCGCGGATCTCGCCGAACGGGCCCGCGAGCGACTCGCGGACGTCGGCTACGACGGGGTCGACGTTCGGACGGGCGACGGACGCGAGGGATGGCCCGAACACGCGCCCTACGACGCCGCGTACTTCACGTGTGCGACCGCGGCGTTCCCCGATCCGGTCATCGAACAGGTGCGCACCGGTGGCACGCTCCTCGCGCCGATCGGGTCCGGATTCCAGACCCTCGTCGAGGCCACGAAACGCGAGGACGGGAGCCTCGAGCGCACCGAGCACGGCGGGGTCCGATTCGTGGAAATACGCGGCGAGTAA
- a CDS encoding HVO_0476 family zinc finger protein: protein MSEIPDRVPTPCPSCSPDLETVHEVLTEGGGTLTVRCSECSHVHKIQPEREREVTLDVVVSQGGESFTANVTTPEDETVAVGDEFILETEEVLSTVRVTSVELDGHKRREEASAEDIETVWTREVDNVAVNVTVHPQDGSRDDSRSITVHVPGDYEFEVGEVEQFGDDEFEIDAFVVRSDAATYDRDRYEMEGDSILAKDAKRVYAYDQQTSAWSAW from the coding sequence ATGAGCGAAATTCCGGATCGGGTTCCGACGCCCTGTCCTTCGTGCTCGCCGGACCTCGAGACGGTCCACGAGGTACTCACGGAAGGCGGCGGCACCCTCACGGTTCGTTGTAGCGAGTGCAGTCACGTCCACAAGATCCAGCCCGAGCGCGAGCGAGAGGTCACCCTCGACGTCGTCGTCTCTCAGGGCGGCGAGTCCTTCACGGCGAACGTGACGACGCCCGAAGACGAGACCGTCGCGGTCGGCGACGAGTTCATCCTCGAGACCGAGGAAGTGCTCTCGACGGTTCGGGTCACGAGCGTCGAACTCGACGGTCACAAGCGACGCGAGGAGGCCTCGGCCGAGGACATCGAGACCGTCTGGACCCGCGAGGTCGACAACGTCGCGGTCAACGTCACGGTCCATCCGCAGGACGGCTCGCGCGACGATAGCCGCAGTATCACGGTCCACGTGCCCGGCGACTACGAGTTCGAGGTCGGCGAGGTCGAACAGTTCGGCGACGACGAGTTCGAGATCGACGCGTTCGTCGTCCGCAGCGACGCCGCCACCTACGACCGGGACCGCTACGAGATGGAGGGCGATTCGATCCTCGCGAAGGACGCGAAGCGCGTCTACGCCTACGACCAGCAGACCAGCGCCTGGTCGGCCTGGTAG
- a CDS encoding aminopeptidase yields MSELRGAAETAVRQCLALEATESCAIVTDDEREPIGEALYDVAGEITDDAVIVRYPPGETHGGEPPEPVAAAMSGADVVLAPTTKSLSHTRARTEANEAGARVATLPGITEDVFTTGLAADYESIAAHCEDVLEQVADADEVRVTTSAGTDVTFGIGDREWLSDTGIVHEAGQMSNLPAGEVFVSPETADGTFVVDGTMRPHGLLEDGQRLTFEVEDGLVTHISDDEIRETVEGAAEDVGDAAYNLAELGIGTNVAVTDLVGSVLLDEKAGGTVHIAIGDNAGIGGETEAPIHLDGILREPSVYADGEPIDLPNATDG; encoded by the coding sequence ATGTCCGAACTGCGCGGTGCCGCCGAGACGGCCGTGCGGCAGTGTCTGGCCCTCGAGGCAACGGAATCGTGTGCGATCGTCACCGACGACGAGCGCGAACCGATCGGGGAGGCGCTGTACGACGTCGCCGGCGAGATCACCGACGACGCGGTCATCGTCCGCTATCCGCCCGGCGAGACCCACGGCGGCGAACCGCCCGAACCCGTCGCCGCGGCGATGTCCGGCGCGGACGTCGTCCTCGCGCCGACGACGAAGAGTTTGAGTCACACGCGCGCCCGCACCGAGGCGAACGAGGCCGGCGCCCGCGTCGCGACGCTCCCGGGGATCACCGAGGACGTCTTCACGACGGGACTGGCGGCCGACTACGAGTCGATCGCCGCCCACTGCGAGGACGTCCTCGAGCAGGTGGCCGACGCCGACGAGGTCCGCGTGACCACGTCCGCCGGGACGGACGTCACGTTCGGCATCGGCGACCGGGAGTGGCTCTCGGATACCGGGATCGTCCACGAGGCCGGCCAGATGTCGAACCTGCCGGCCGGCGAGGTCTTCGTCAGCCCCGAGACCGCCGACGGGACGTTCGTCGTCGACGGGACGATGCGCCCCCACGGTCTGCTCGAGGACGGGCAGCGACTCACTTTCGAGGTCGAGGACGGACTGGTCACGCACATCTCCGACGACGAGATCCGGGAAACGGTCGAGGGCGCCGCCGAAGACGTGGGTGATGCCGCCTACAACCTCGCGGAACTAGGGATCGGGACGAACGTCGCCGTCACCGACCTCGTCGGCTCCGTCCTCCTGGACGAGAAGGCCGGCGGCACCGTCCACATCGCGATCGGCGACAACGCGGGGATCGGCGGCGAGACGGAGGCGCCGATCCACCTCGACGGAATCCTGCGGGAACCGTCGGTGTACGCCGACGGCGAGCCGATCGACCTTCCGAACGCGACCGACGGCTGA
- a CDS encoding TrkA C-terminal domain-containing protein, with product MTIVIPLEAIGAAELLQSGDAFGGSTSIEWTRTALLGILGYGLLAGVGALAAAFAYRGATVRKLPVGAAALAGLALPSGWLVLEAIRHGEVVVDSPLIHYTSASYLLGLLTAGFIAAAGGHRLGDRLACGVYDVTRLETDGPATDLVRSAGLAVAITLPESIDDAEGYPSVDKGLKRDLAGRRFLFPNDLSVPDLRSRLETRLESDFGIGYVRAELAEDGAVEAVAVGDRRPGISPALGPDRVAVAIVADPPARASTGDPVEVWTSATGSRRYVATGTLRASRGPITTLLVDADDAEAFEPGQRYRLTTRPETPSGGHALVAAIRTSDETVTVTTVQGGGPLENEFAGWVPGRVLAIERGDEIVSLPADREPLEAGDRIHVFGTPAELEGSPSDADDTMPEVDTDEPPEATS from the coding sequence ATGACGATCGTGATCCCGCTCGAGGCGATCGGCGCGGCTGAACTCCTCCAGAGCGGTGACGCGTTCGGCGGTTCGACGTCGATCGAGTGGACGCGGACGGCCCTGCTCGGCATCCTCGGGTACGGACTGCTGGCGGGCGTCGGCGCGCTCGCGGCCGCGTTCGCCTATCGGGGAGCGACCGTTCGGAAACTGCCGGTCGGGGCGGCCGCCCTCGCCGGACTCGCCCTCCCGTCCGGCTGGCTCGTCCTCGAGGCGATTCGCCACGGCGAGGTCGTCGTCGACTCGCCGCTGATCCACTACACGTCTGCCAGTTACCTCCTCGGGCTACTGACCGCCGGCTTCATCGCTGCGGCCGGCGGCCATCGACTCGGCGACCGGCTCGCGTGCGGCGTCTACGACGTGACGAGACTCGAGACCGACGGACCGGCCACTGACCTCGTCCGCTCGGCCGGACTCGCCGTCGCGATCACCCTCCCCGAGTCGATCGACGACGCCGAGGGGTACCCCTCCGTCGACAAGGGTCTCAAGCGAGACCTCGCGGGGCGGCGATTCCTGTTCCCCAACGACCTGTCGGTCCCCGACCTTCGGTCCCGACTCGAGACGCGCCTCGAGTCCGACTTCGGCATCGGCTATGTCCGCGCGGAACTCGCCGAGGACGGTGCCGTCGAGGCCGTCGCGGTCGGCGATCGACGGCCCGGAATCAGCCCCGCGCTGGGGCCGGATCGGGTCGCCGTCGCGATCGTCGCCGATCCGCCGGCGCGGGCGAGCACCGGCGATCCGGTCGAGGTCTGGACCAGTGCGACCGGTTCGCGACGGTACGTCGCGACGGGGACGCTGCGAGCGAGCAGGGGACCGATCACGACGCTGCTCGTCGACGCGGACGACGCCGAGGCGTTCGAACCCGGCCAGCGGTATCGCCTCACGACGCGTCCGGAGACGCCGAGTGGCGGCCACGCGCTCGTCGCCGCGATCAGGACCAGCGACGAGACAGTGACGGTGACGACCGTCCAGGGAGGCGGTCCGCTCGAGAACGAGTTCGCCGGCTGGGTGCCGGGACGCGTGCTCGCGATCGAACGCGGCGACGAGATCGTGTCGCTGCCGGCCGACAGGGAACCGCTCGAGGCCGGCGACAGGATCCACGTCTTCGGGACGCCCGCCGAACTCGAGGGGTCGCCCTCGGACGCGGATGACACGATGCCGGAGGTGGACACGGACGAACCGCCGGAAGCGACGTCATAG